The Micromonospora sp. Llam0 genome includes a window with the following:
- a CDS encoding ABC transporter substrate-binding protein: MNGTISRAVAVAAAATLALAGCGSGDDPTDAAGDEQISAADVRAALQAGGELTVWAWEPTLAEVVTGFQAAYPNVTVELVNAGTGDDQYTALQNAIAAGDGLPDVAQIEYYALPQFALAGSVTDLTGYGAGDLADTFTPGPWSSVNTGGGVHGLPMDSGPMALFYNQEVFDEHGIDVPATWAEYVDAARDLHRADPQVYITNDVGDAGFTTSLIWQSGGQPFQVDGTEVSIDFTDDGSARFADTWQQLISEDLLAPVSSWSDQWYQGLADGTIASLATGAWMPANLISGVADGAGKWRVAPLPQWDAGGTASAENGGSSLAVPSAAANRALAYGFIEYANAGDGVQIRVDGGAFPATTAQLQSPEFLGAEFAYFGGQRANEIFAESAGDVVDGWSYLPFQVYANSVFNDTVGQAYVSDTPLTDALTAWRDTCVSYGTDQGFTVS; this comes from the coding sequence ATGAACGGCACCATTTCGCGGGCGGTCGCGGTCGCCGCGGCGGCCACCCTGGCGCTGGCCGGCTGCGGCTCCGGCGACGACCCGACCGACGCCGCCGGTGACGAGCAGATCTCCGCCGCCGACGTACGGGCCGCCCTGCAGGCCGGCGGCGAGTTGACCGTCTGGGCCTGGGAGCCGACCCTCGCCGAGGTCGTCACCGGCTTCCAGGCCGCCTACCCCAACGTCACCGTGGAGCTGGTCAACGCCGGCACCGGCGACGACCAGTACACCGCCCTGCAGAACGCGATCGCCGCCGGTGACGGGCTGCCCGACGTCGCCCAGATCGAGTACTACGCGCTGCCGCAGTTCGCCCTCGCCGGATCGGTCACCGACCTCACCGGCTACGGCGCCGGCGACCTGGCCGACACCTTCACCCCCGGACCCTGGTCGTCGGTGAACACCGGCGGCGGCGTCCACGGCCTGCCGATGGACTCCGGCCCGATGGCGCTGTTCTACAACCAGGAGGTCTTCGACGAGCACGGCATCGACGTGCCGGCCACCTGGGCGGAGTACGTCGACGCCGCCCGCGACCTGCACCGGGCCGACCCGCAGGTGTACATCACCAACGACGTCGGCGACGCCGGCTTCACCACCAGCCTGATCTGGCAGTCCGGCGGTCAGCCGTTCCAGGTCGACGGCACCGAGGTGAGCATCGACTTCACCGATGACGGCTCGGCCCGGTTCGCCGACACCTGGCAGCAACTGATCAGTGAGGACCTGCTCGCCCCGGTCAGCTCGTGGAGCGACCAGTGGTACCAGGGGCTGGCCGACGGGACCATCGCCAGCCTCGCCACCGGCGCCTGGATGCCGGCCAACCTGATCTCCGGCGTCGCCGACGGTGCCGGCAAGTGGCGGGTCGCCCCGCTGCCGCAGTGGGACGCCGGCGGCACCGCCAGCGCCGAGAACGGCGGCAGCTCGCTGGCGGTCCCGTCGGCCGCGGCGAACAGGGCCCTCGCGTACGGCTTCATCGAGTACGCCAACGCTGGCGACGGGGTGCAGATCCGGGTCGACGGCGGCGCCTTCCCGGCCACCACCGCGCAGCTGCAGTCGCCGGAGTTCCTCGGTGCCGAGTTCGCGTACTTCGGCGGGCAGCGGGCCAACGAGATCTTCGCCGAGTCGGCCGGCGACGTCGTCGACGGCTGGTCCTACCTTCCGTTCCAGGTGTACGCCAACAGCGTGTTCAACGACACCGTCGGGCAGGCGTACGTGTCGGACACCCCGCTGACCGACGCGCTGACCGCCTGGCGGGACACCTGTGTCAGCTACGGCACCGACCAGGGCTTCACCGTCAGCTGA
- a CDS encoding beta-galactosidase, translating into MAFGDDYRWLRWPGNGGPRIGYGADYNPEQWPRSVWDDDVAAMRAAGVNIVSLAIFSWARLQPGPDEFDFVWLDDVVDLLHANGIAVDLATATASPPPWLTTAHPQILPVDRHGATVWPGARQHWRPTSPIFRAYALRLVRAIAERYRDHPALAAWHVSNELGCHNVYDFSDDAAAAFRTWLRDRYGDIDTLNHAWGTAFWSQRYTDFAQILPPRQAASYPNPTQQLDFKRFSSDALRAHLRAERDVLREVTPDVPVTTNFMVMGESSGMNYADWAGEVDFVANDHYVHPGPQALDELSFSANLTGNLAGGRPWFLMEHSTSAVNWQPVNLPKRAGELARDSLTHVAHGADAVCFFQWRQSAAGAEKYHSAMLPHAGADSDLFRSVAALGRTLSDLAGVAGTGRTPAPAAILFDWESWWACEQDSHPTSRLRYKQEALDWYSAFLALGIRADVLPVAADLSGYRLVVAPILHLVPAALADRLRGHVAAGGHLVTTYFSGIVDEHDHIWLGGYPGALRDLLGIRIEEFGPLPDGAQVLLDTGASGQLWTDRVTVTDPQVEVLASYRTGEYAGRPAVTRRTVGAGSAGYVSTRLGVSDLAGVLAGFAAAAGVTSDLPQRLRGRVESAVRGEHWFLINRTDEPVSLADVAGVPLVGPAETLPARGVSVRAVPTAH; encoded by the coding sequence GTGGCGTTCGGTGACGACTACCGCTGGCTGCGCTGGCCGGGCAACGGCGGCCCCCGGATCGGCTACGGGGCCGACTACAACCCCGAGCAGTGGCCCCGGTCGGTCTGGGACGACGACGTGGCGGCGATGCGCGCCGCCGGGGTGAACATCGTCTCGCTGGCCATCTTCTCCTGGGCGCGGCTGCAGCCCGGCCCGGACGAGTTCGACTTCGTCTGGCTCGACGACGTGGTGGACCTGCTGCACGCCAACGGCATCGCCGTCGATCTGGCCACCGCGACCGCTTCGCCGCCGCCGTGGCTGACCACCGCCCACCCGCAGATCCTGCCGGTCGACCGGCACGGCGCCACCGTCTGGCCCGGTGCCCGGCAACACTGGCGGCCCACCTCGCCGATCTTCCGGGCGTACGCGTTGCGTCTGGTCCGGGCGATCGCCGAGCGCTACCGTGACCACCCGGCGCTGGCCGCCTGGCACGTCTCCAACGAACTCGGCTGCCACAACGTCTACGACTTCTCCGACGACGCCGCCGCCGCGTTCCGGACCTGGCTGCGGGACCGCTACGGCGACATCGACACGCTCAACCACGCCTGGGGTACGGCGTTCTGGTCGCAGCGCTACACCGACTTCGCCCAGATCCTGCCGCCCCGGCAGGCCGCCTCCTACCCGAACCCGACCCAGCAGCTGGACTTCAAGCGGTTCTCCTCCGACGCGCTGCGCGCGCATCTGCGCGCCGAACGCGACGTGCTGCGCGAGGTCACCCCGGACGTGCCGGTCACCACCAACTTCATGGTGATGGGGGAGTCGTCCGGGATGAACTACGCCGACTGGGCGGGTGAGGTCGACTTCGTCGCCAACGACCACTACGTGCACCCGGGTCCGCAGGCCCTCGACGAACTGTCCTTCTCGGCGAACCTGACCGGCAACCTGGCCGGCGGACGGCCGTGGTTCCTGATGGAGCACTCGACCAGCGCCGTCAACTGGCAGCCGGTGAACCTGCCCAAACGCGCCGGGGAACTGGCCCGTGACTCGTTGACCCATGTGGCGCACGGCGCCGACGCGGTCTGCTTCTTCCAGTGGCGCCAGTCGGCGGCCGGGGCGGAGAAGTACCACTCGGCGATGCTGCCGCACGCCGGGGCCGACAGCGACCTGTTCCGTTCGGTCGCCGCGCTCGGCCGTACGCTGTCCGACCTGGCCGGTGTCGCCGGCACCGGGCGCACGCCGGCACCGGCGGCGATCCTGTTCGACTGGGAGTCGTGGTGGGCCTGCGAGCAGGACTCCCATCCGACGTCGCGGCTGCGCTACAAGCAGGAGGCGCTCGACTGGTACTCGGCGTTCCTCGCGCTCGGCATCCGGGCCGACGTGCTGCCGGTCGCCGCCGACCTCTCCGGGTACCGCCTGGTGGTCGCCCCGATCCTGCATCTGGTGCCGGCGGCGCTCGCCGACCGGCTGCGCGGTCACGTCGCCGCTGGCGGCCACCTGGTGACCACCTACTTCTCCGGCATCGTCGACGAGCACGACCACATCTGGCTCGGCGGCTACCCGGGGGCGCTGCGGGACCTGCTCGGGATTCGGATCGAGGAGTTCGGCCCGTTGCCCGACGGCGCACAGGTGCTGCTGGACACCGGTGCGTCCGGCCAGCTGTGGACCGACCGTGTCACGGTGACCGATCCGCAGGTCGAGGTGCTGGCGTCCTACCGCACCGGCGAGTACGCCGGCCGGCCGGCGGTCACCCGCCGTACGGTCGGTGCCGGTTCCGCCGGCTACGTCTCCACCCGGCTCGGGGTGTCCGATCTGGCCGGTGTGCTGGCGGGGTTCGCGGCGGCCGCCGGGGTGACCAGCGACCTGCCGCAGCGGCTGCGCGGCCGGGTCGAGTCGGCCGTCCGGGGCGAGCACTGGTTCCTGATCAACCGGACCGACGAGCCGGTGTCGTTGGCCGACGTGGCGGGCGTACCGCTGGTCGGGCCGGCCGAGACGTTGCCGGCCCGGGGGGTCTCGGTACGGGCGGTGCCGACGGCGCACTGA